The Vidua macroura isolate BioBank_ID:100142 chromosome 9, ASM2450914v1, whole genome shotgun sequence genome has a window encoding:
- the CTBS gene encoding LOW QUALITY PROTEIN: di-N-acetylchitobiase (The sequence of the model RefSeq protein was modified relative to this genomic sequence to represent the inferred CDS: inserted 2 bases in 1 codon), translating to MSPVPSGRPLCSASPPGDPGNNPGTGPRGDLSINSFCVNALGRAHLSLRRRCAGPGXPPRGRGCAAGPAPAAMGRPWGGWLLPVGLLQLLGPAGACPCRDPRLCQPVTGPAGSEVFVFDVGKETWKSYDWSKITTVAAFGKYDPELMCYAHSKGSRIVLKGDVPLQEIVDPAKRAAWIAQQVDLAKKQYMDGINIDIEQEVNETSPEYYALTELVKETTDAFHREIAGSQVTFDVAWSPACIDKRCYNYTGIAEACDFLFVMSYDEQSQIWTDCIAKANAPYLQTLVGYEEYIAMGIDPKKLVMGVPWYGYDYICQNLFTDHVCSLPKVPFRGAPCSDAAGSQVPYAAIMKQVNSSLSGVLWDEVQKAPFYEYKDSVGQFHQVWFDDPHSISLKAAYMKSRGLRGIGMWNGNSLDYSREAVAEQQTQAMWQALTP from the exons ATGAGCCCCGTCCCCTCCGGGAGAccgctctgctctgcttctcctcctggAGATCCTGGAAACAACCCGGGCACCGGCCCCCGGGGTGACCTTTCAATAAACAGCTTCTGTGTGAACGCGCTCGGCCGAGCTCATTTGTCCCTGCGCAGGCGGTGCGCTGGGCCCGG TCCGCCCCGGGGCCGAGGCTGCGCGGCCGGGCCGGCACCGGCGGCCATGGGGCGGCCGTGGGGCGGGTGGCTGCTGCCCGTCggcctcctgcagctgctgggcccTGCCGGCGCCTGCCCCTGCCGGGACCCGCGGCTGTGCCAGCCCGTCACGGGCCCCGCCGGCTCCGAG GTATTCGTGTTTGATGTGGGGAAGGAAACCTGGAAATCCTACGACTGGTCAAAAATTACCACTGTGGCAGCTTTTGGAAAGTACGATCCTGAGCTCATGTGCTATGCCCACTCCAAAGGTTCGAGGATAGTACTGAAAG GTGATGTACCTCTTCAGGAAATTGTTGATCCTGCTAAAAGAGCAGCATGGATAGCCCAACAGGTGGACCTTGCAAAGAAGCAGTATATGGATGGAATTAACATAGACATAGAGCAAGAAGTTAATGAAACCTCCCCTGAGTATTATGCATTGACAGAGCTTGTTAAAGAAACTACAGATGCTTTTCACAGAGAAATTGCTGGATCACAG GTAACATTTGATGTGGCTTGGTCTCCAGCATGCATAGATAAAAGGTGCTACAACTACACTGGGATTGCAGAAGCCTGTGACTTCTTATTTGTGATGTCATATGATGAACAGAGCCAGATCTGGACAGACTGTATTGCAAAAGCCAATGCTCCTTACCTGCAGACTTTAGTTG GATATGAAGAGTACATTGCTATGGGCATTGACCCTAAGAAGCTTGTGATGGGTGTCCCCTGGTATGGCTATGACTATATCTGCCAAAACCTATTCACG gatCATGTTTGTTCCCTTCCCAAAGTGCCTTTCCGTGGGGCTCCTTGCAGTGATGCTGCAGGGAGCCAGGTCCCCTACGCAGCCATCATGAAGCAGGTGAACAGTTCTCTTTCAGGGGTGCTGTGGGATGAGGTACAGAAGGCTCCATTTTATGAGTACAAG gATTCTGTTGGTCAATTCCACCAGGTATGGTTTGATGACCCTCACAGCATCTCTCTAAAAGCAGCATATATGAAGAGTCGAGGCTTAAGGGGCATTGGCATGTGGAATGGAAATAGTCTTGACTATTCCAGGGAAGCTGTAGCAGAACAACAAACTCAAGCAATGTGGCAAGCTCTGACACCATAA